A single genomic interval of Lathyrus oleraceus cultivar Zhongwan6 chromosome 7, CAAS_Psat_ZW6_1.0, whole genome shotgun sequence harbors:
- the LOC127107646 gene encoding probable CoA ligase CCL8 — protein MNNSFKTFNKHFPLLPFHHHHHKFPHHHFSLFSINYSCSQFRSSSHSSSSQSTTLMDIFKAIAKQEVAAHGNVAIRADQKSYSYNQLISSAQKLSNLLCENDVKGNLGGARIGIVAKPSAEFVAGILATWFSGGVAVPLALSYPEVELLYVMNNSDVSAILSTEDHSELMQNIANKTSSRFFHIPPVPNKSSEKSNNGHSKSGESDADRIFLENIERSSEDPALILYTSGTTGKPKGVVHTHRSILAQVQALTKAWEYTSTDRFLHCLPLHHVHGLFNGLFAPLYVGSTVEFLPKFSVSGIWKRWRESYPTEGYEADDAITVFTGVPTMYTRLIQGYHAMDPELRATSASSARNLRLMMCGSSALPQPVMQEWESITGHRLLERYGMTEFVMALSNPLKGERKAGTVGKPLPGVQVKILADEEHESEESGVGELCVKSPSLFTEYYKLPEVTKESFTDDGFFKTGDAVTTDKDGYFIILGRKNADIIKNGGYKLSALEIESVIVEHPNVSECCVLGVPDKDYGEIVCAIIVPAAKSEEESKPALSLAELSTWAKTKLAPYKIPTRLIVWESLPRNAMGKVNKKELKKLVTSE, from the exons CATCTCAATCTACTACATTAATGGACATCTTCAAAGCAATTGCTAAACAAGAAGTTGCAGCTCATGGTAATGTTGCTATCAGAGCTGATCAGAAGAGTTATAGTTACAATCAGCTCATCTCATCGGCACAAAAGTTATCTAATCTCTTGTGTGAAAATGATGTGAAG GGAAATCTTGGAGGAGCTCGAATAGGAATTGTAGCTAAGCCGTCTGCCGAATTTGTTGCCGGAATACTTGCAACTTGGTTTAGTGGAGGTGTTGCTGTACCACTTGCACTCAGCTATCCAGAAGTAGAGCTCCTGTATGTGATGAATAATTCG GATGTGTCTGCAATACTGAGTACTGAAGATCATAGTGAGTTAATGCAAAACATTGCCAACAAAACATCTTCTCGGTTTTTTCATATTCCGCCCGTTCCTAATAAGTCCTCCGAGAAGAGCAACAACGGACATTCAAAAAGTGGAGAAAGTGATGCAGACAGAATTTTCCTGGAAAACATTGAAAGATCAA GTGAAGATCCAGCACTGATTTTGTACACTAGCGGGACAACAGGTAAACCTAAGGGAGTTGTTCATACACACAGAAGCATCCTTGCTCAG GTCCAAGCCTTGACAAAAGCATGGGAGTACACATCAACTGACCGGTTTTTGCATTGTCTACCATTACAT CATGTCCATGGGCTTTTCAATGGTTTATTCGCCCCTCTCTACGTCGGTTCCACG GTTGAGTTTCTTCCGAAATTTAGTGTCAGTGGAATTTGGAAGAGATGGCGTGAGTCATATCCAACTGAAGGATATGAGGCTGATGATGCTATAACTGTATTCACCGGA GTTCCAACTATGTACACTCGATTAATACAAGGTTATCATGCCATGGATCCAGAGCTGCGAGCCACTTCTGCATCTAGCGCAAGGAACTTGCGTCTAATG ATGTGTGGGTCCTCTGCACTTCCTCAACCTGTTATGCAAGAATGGGAATCCATCACTGGACATCGCTTATTGGAGCGATATGGCATGACTGAA TTTGTCATGGCACTGTCAAATCCTTTGAAAGGTGAGCGTAAAGCAGGCACCGTTGGCAAACCATTACCTGGTGTGCAG GTCAAGATTCTTGCAGATGAGGAGCATGAGAGTGAGGAATCTGGGGTTGGCGAGCTTTGCGTTAAAAGCCCTTCATTGTTTACAGAATATTATAAACTTCCTGAG GTAACGAAGGAATCGTTTACAGACGATGGATTCTTTAAGACTGGGGATGCTGTCACTACAGATAAAGATGGGTATTTCATCATTTTAGGAC GTAAGAACGCTGATATCATCAAGAACGGTGGCTATAAGCTCTCTGCATTAGAAATTGAATCAGTAATAGTAGAG CATCCAAATGTCTCAGAATGTTGTGTTTTGGGAGTACCAGACAAAGACTATGGAGAAATTGTTTGTGCAATTATCGTGCCAGCTGCGAAGAGTGAAGAAGAGTCAAAGCCTGCTCTAAGCCTAGCAGAGTTATCCACTTGGGCCAAAACTAAACTTGCACCTTACAAG ATACCGACTCGACTTATCGTGTGGGAGTCACTCCCCCGCAATGCAATGGGGAAG GTAAATAAAAAAGAGCTGAAGAAGCTGGTGACTTCTGAATGA
- the LOC127107645 gene encoding probable CoA ligase CCL8, translated as MSYSFQTFNKHFPLLPFHHHHHHHHHHHHHFSYPLLSPSSVNFSYTTISCSQSRSSSHSSSIAKEEVAAHSSVAIRADQKSYSYNQLISSARKLSNLLCENDVKGNLGGARIGIVAKPSAEFVAGILAIWFSGGVAVPLALSFPEVELLYVLNNSDVSAILSTEDHSELMQSIANKTSSRFFHIPPVPNKSSEKSDNGHSRNGKNDIDRIFLENIVRSIEDPSLILYTSGTTGKPKGVVHTHRSILAQVQALTKAWEFTSADRFLHCLPLHHVHGLIKGVLAPLYVGSTVEFLPKFSVSGIWKRWRESYPTEGYGADDAITIFTGVPTMYTRLIQGYHAMDPELQAASASGARNLRLMMSGSSALPQPVMQEWESITGHRLLERYGMTEFIIALSNPLKGERKAGTVGKPLPGVQVKILADEEQESGESEVGELCVKSPSLFKEYYKRPEVMKESFTDDGFFKTGDVVTKDKDGYFIILGRKNADIIMNGGYKLSALEIESVIVEHPNVSECCVLGIPDKVYGEIVCAIIVPDAKSEEESKPALSLAELSTWAKTKLAPYKIPTRLIVWESLPRNAMGKVNKKELKKLVTSE; from the exons ATGAGCTACTCATTTCAGACTTTCAACAAACACTTTCCGCTTcttccatttcatcatcatcatcatcatcatcatcatcatcatcatcacttttCTTATCCATTATTGTCACCTTCCTCTGTTAATTTCTCTTACACAACCATCTCTTGCTCTCAATCTCGTTCTTCATCACACTCCTCCT CAATTGCTAAAGAAGAAGTTGCAGCTCATAGTAGTGTTGCTATCAGAGCTGATCAGAAGAGTTATAGTTACAATCAGCTCATCTCATCGGCACGAAAGTTATCTAATCTCTTGTGTGAAAATGATGTGAAG GGAAATCTTGGAGGAGCTCGAATAGGAATCGTAGCCAAACCATCTGCAGAATTTGTTGCCGGAATACTTGCAATTTGGTTTAGCGGAGGTGTTGCTGTTCCACTTGCACTCAGCTTTCCAGAAGTTGAGCTCCTGTATGTGTTGAATAATTCG GATGTGTCTGCAATACTGAGTACTGAAGATCATAGTGAGTTAATGCAAAGCATTGCCAACAAAACATCTTCTCGGTTTTTTCATATTCCGCCCGTTCCTAATAAGTCCTCAGAGAAAAGCGACAATGGACATTCACGAAATGGAAAAAATGATATAGACAGAATTTTCCTGGAAAATATCGTAAGATCAA TTGAAGATCCGTCATTGATTTTGTACACGAGCGGCACAACAGGTAAGCCTAAGGGAGTTGTTCATACACACAGAAGCATCCTTGCTCAG GTCCAAGCCTTGACAAAAGCATGGGAGTTTACATCGGCTGATCGGTTTTTGCATTGTTTACCACTACAT CATGTCCATGGGCTTATCAAGGGTGTACTAGCCCCTCTCTACGTCGGTTCCACG GTTGAGTTTCTTCCGAAATTTAGTGTCAGTGGAATTTGGAAGAGATGGCGTGAGTCATATCCAACGGAAGGATACGGAGCTGACGATGCTATAACTATATTCACCGGA GTTCCAACTATGTACACTCGATTAATACAAGGTTATCATGCCATGGATCCAGAGCTGCAAGCAGCTTCTGCATCTGGTGCAAGGAACTTGCGTCTAATG ATGAGCGGGTCCTCTGCACTTCCTCAACCTGTTATGCAAGAATGGGAATCCATCACTGGACATCGCTTATTGGAGCGCTATGGCATGACTGAA TTTATCATTGCACTGTCGAATCCTTTGAAAGGTGAGCGTAAAGCAGGCACCGTTGGCAAACCATTACCTGGTGTGCAG GTCAAGATTCTTGCAGATGAGGAGCAAGAGAGTGGTGAATCTGAGGTTGGCGAGCTTTGCGTTAAAAGCCCTTCATTGTTTAAAGAATATTATAAACGTCCTGAG GTAATGAAGGAATCGTTTACTGATGATGGATTCTTTAAGACCGGAGATGTTGTCACTAAAGATAAAGATGGATATTTCATCATTTTAGGAC GTAAGAACGCGGATATAATCATGAACGGTGGCTATAAGCTCTCTGCATTAGAAATTGAATCAGTGATAGTAGAG CATCCAAATGTCTCAGAATGTTGTGTTTTGGGAATACCGGACAAAGTCTACGGAGAAATTGTTTGTGCAATTATCGTGCCGGACGCAAAGAGCGAAGAAGAGTCAAAGCCTGCTCTAAGCCTAGCAGAGTTATCCACTTGGGCCAAAACTAAACTCGCACCTTACAAG ATACCAACTCGACTTATCGTGTGGGAGTCACTCCCTCGCAATGCAATGGGGAAG GTAAATAAAAAGGAGCTGAAGAAGCTTGTGACTTCAGAATAG
- the LOC127107647 gene encoding uncharacterized protein LOC127107647: MGMLKWRSFTLASFFYLFTSSATSTQIVSNTKLDGFDDLLDICKIVYCGKGTCHQSLFPNFSCDCDPGWKKFKLGSFEFPTCVLPNCTIDFQCGNGKLPIPPPQLPDTTDPCLINLCGDGTCVRDGTDFKCQCNEGSANVLNNPKMICLKKCGIGGNCDGLDLGFNSPEKAESPPATPDSGSSSSGTGSGEMLNCTKKLYMLSIMLLAITFQNWI, encoded by the exons ATGGGAATGTTGAAATGGAGAAGTTTCACACTTGCATCCTTTTTTTATCTCTTCACTTCCTCAGCTACTTCCACACAAATAGTATCCAACACAAAGCTAG ATGGATTTGATGATCTTCTTGACATATGCAAAATAGTATATTGTGGAAAAGGAACATGTCATCAAAGTCTGTTTCCAAATTTTTCATGTGATTGTGACCCTGGTTGGAAGAAATTCAAACTTGGTTCCTTTGAATTCCCCACTTGTGTTCTTCCTAATT GTACTATTGATTTCCAGTGTGGTAATGGAAAACTGCCAATTCCGCCGCCTCAACTTCCAGATACAACCGACC CTTGTTTGATAAATTTGTGTGGAGATGGAACATGTGTAAGAGATGGCACAGATTTTAAGTGTCAATGCAATGAAGGTTCAGCTAATGTTCTTAACAATCCTAAGATGATTTGCTTGAAAAAAT GTGGCATAGGAGGAAATTGTGATGGTCTAGATCTCGGATTCAACTCGCCGGAAAAAGCTGAATCACCACCTGCAACTCCGGATTCTGGAAGTAGCTCCTCAGGAACTG GTTCAGGTGAAATGCTGAATTGCACCAAGAAACTTTATATGCTGAGTATAATGCTATTAGCAATAACATTTCAAAACTGGATTTGA